The genomic DNA GGGAAAATCATTCTGCAGCCACCCGCTTGCGACCGAGAAATGGGCAGCAATACTGTAGCGCCAGTGGATTTCCGCAGGAACTCCGTCAATGGCTTGCTGCACATCCACGACTTGCCCCATCGCCTCTTGAACGATATCTGAGAACAGTTCCATAATATCCAGCTCGTATCCCCTATTGAGGATCACCTTGAAGTAATAGCTCTGTTCTTTTAAATGCCGATAAAAAGCCAGCAGCATGTATTCTTACCTAGCAATATAAGTAATTTGAAGGATATTCACTTTGACCCATAGCCCCTGATAATGGATATGTAATTATGCTTTACCAAATATTGTTATGGAAGGAGTTTTGCTCGTGGCCAAGGAACTGAATCTGAACAAACTCATGCTGGTAACCCTCGCTATCTTGATGCTCTCGATAGGTTGGCCGAATCATGGGTACATTGCAGCGTTGGAGGAAGAAGCCCACATTGAATGGTCCCGCATCT from Paenibacillus woosongensis includes the following:
- a CDS encoding TetR-like C-terminal domain-containing protein — its product is MLLAFYRHLKEQSYYFKVILNRGYELDIMELFSDIVQEAMGQVVDVQQAIDGVPAEIHWRYSIAAHFSVASGWLQNDFPYTPEFMAEAVLKLTKEGKHYAIL